The following proteins are encoded in a genomic region of Mycolicibacterium rutilum:
- a CDS encoding family 1 encapsulin nanocompartment shell protein: protein MNNLYRDLAPVTEQAWTEIEQEATRTFKRHIAGRRVVDVSEPGGPVTAAVSTGHLHDIVPPGDGVVAHLREAKPLVRLRVPFTVTRTAIDDVERGSQDSDWDPVKDAAKKLAFAEDRAIFEGYEAASIEGIRGCSSNTALALPDDARDIPDVISQALSELRLSGVDGPYSVLLSADVYTKVSETTQHGYPIREHLNRLVDGDIIWAPAIDGAFVLSTRGGDFDLQLGTDVSIGYQSHDAATVQLYLEETLTFLCYTSEASVALTP, encoded by the coding sequence ATGAACAACCTGTACCGCGATCTGGCACCGGTCACCGAGCAGGCCTGGACAGAGATCGAGCAAGAGGCGACGCGAACGTTCAAGCGCCACATCGCCGGTCGGCGCGTGGTCGACGTCAGCGAGCCCGGCGGCCCAGTGACCGCGGCCGTCAGCACCGGGCATCTGCACGACATCGTGCCGCCCGGCGACGGTGTGGTCGCCCACCTGCGGGAGGCCAAACCGCTGGTGCGGCTGCGGGTGCCGTTCACCGTGACCCGCACGGCGATCGACGACGTGGAGCGCGGGTCGCAGGACTCGGACTGGGACCCCGTCAAGGACGCGGCCAAGAAGTTGGCCTTCGCCGAGGACCGGGCGATCTTCGAGGGTTACGAGGCAGCGTCGATCGAGGGCATCCGCGGGTGCAGTTCGAATACCGCGCTGGCGCTGCCCGACGATGCGCGCGACATTCCGGACGTGATCTCGCAGGCACTTTCGGAGCTGCGACTGTCCGGTGTCGACGGCCCCTACTCGGTGCTGTTGTCGGCCGACGTGTACACGAAGGTCAGCGAGACGACCCAGCACGGCTATCCGATTCGCGAGCATCTCAACCGGCTCGTCGACGGGGACATCATCTGGGCGCCGGCGATCGACGGGGCGTTCGTGTTGTCCACCCGCGGAGGCGATTTCGACCTGCAGCTGGGCACCGACGTGTCAATCGGATATCAGTCCCATGACGCGGCCACGGTGCAGCTGTATCTGGAGGAGACGCTGACGTTCCTGTGCTACACGTCGGAGGCCTCGGTCGCCCTGACGCCTTGA
- a CDS encoding cation:proton antiporter, with protein MLLSLIAVSAVLAAWALGAKHLERWRLTAPMVLVLAGIAVGFTTRDGLAESLNTEVAQHIAEIILAILLFVDATDIRGGLFGREPRAAMRVLFIAMPLSLAAAVALGLWLLPGVPWAVLLVLACIVVPTDFAPAASILRDHRVPERVRDVLNVEAGYNDGIISPLFIFALALAGDRSHAATPMEALASALPQAVKAILVGLAVGAVLALLTNLAERRGAMTDRSKRMILVAAPVLAFGLSSAVDGNGFVAAFVCGIAFHYLRRSPSIHDELALVDDIGYLLTVVMWFVIGATAVLALTLGVTWSMVLYCLLALTVVRLLPTLLALLGSPFSWPERVLVGWLGPRGTTSIVFGLLAFNVLTGAAEAEVLLIMVLVVLGSVVVHGATAPAAAHAFSRSQPRLSS; from the coding sequence GTGCTGCTCTCACTGATCGCGGTCTCCGCGGTGCTGGCCGCCTGGGCGCTGGGTGCCAAGCACCTGGAGCGGTGGCGGCTGACCGCGCCCATGGTGCTGGTGCTGGCGGGCATCGCGGTCGGTTTCACCACCCGCGACGGGCTCGCCGAATCGCTGAACACCGAGGTCGCCCAGCACATCGCCGAGATCATCCTGGCGATCCTGCTTTTCGTCGACGCCACCGACATCCGCGGCGGGCTGTTCGGCCGCGAACCGCGCGCCGCGATGCGGGTGCTGTTCATCGCGATGCCGCTGAGCCTGGCCGCAGCCGTGGCGCTCGGGTTGTGGCTGCTGCCCGGGGTTCCATGGGCGGTGCTGCTGGTGCTCGCCTGCATCGTGGTGCCGACCGACTTTGCGCCTGCCGCGTCGATCCTGCGCGACCACCGCGTGCCCGAGCGGGTGCGCGACGTGCTCAACGTCGAAGCCGGCTACAACGACGGCATCATCTCGCCGCTGTTCATCTTCGCGCTGGCTCTCGCCGGCGACCGGTCGCACGCCGCGACGCCGATGGAGGCGCTCGCGTCGGCCCTGCCGCAGGCCGTCAAGGCGATCCTGGTGGGTCTGGCGGTCGGCGCGGTGCTCGCGCTGCTGACCAACCTGGCCGAGCGACGCGGCGCGATGACCGACCGCAGCAAGCGGATGATCCTGGTCGCCGCGCCGGTGCTGGCCTTCGGGCTGAGTTCGGCGGTCGACGGCAACGGGTTCGTCGCCGCGTTCGTCTGCGGCATCGCGTTCCACTATCTGCGGCGGTCGCCGTCGATTCACGACGAGCTCGCGCTGGTCGACGACATCGGCTACCTGCTCACCGTGGTGATGTGGTTCGTCATCGGCGCGACGGCGGTGCTGGCGCTGACGCTCGGCGTGACCTGGTCGATGGTGCTGTACTGCCTGCTCGCGCTGACGGTCGTGCGGCTCCTGCCGACGCTGCTCGCGCTGCTCGGATCACCGTTCTCCTGGCCGGAGCGGGTGCTGGTCGGCTGGCTCGGGCCGCGCGGCACCACGTCGATCGTGTTCGGCCTGCTGGCGTTCAACGTGCTGACCGGCGCGGCGGAGGCCGAGGTGCTGTTGATCATGGTGCTGGTGGTGCTGGGCAGCGTCGTCGTGCACGGCGCGACGGCGCCCGCGGCGGCACACGCGTTCAGCAGGTCGCAACCTAGACTGTCCTCGTGA
- a CDS encoding DUF2334 domain-containing protein, with protein MTGQLLVSVSGISERTLPDVAAFCERLDSRGVPVSLLVAPRLKGGYRLGADTGTVEWLTQRRDGGDAIVLHGFDEAATKRRRGEFATLPGHEANLRLLAADRVMDHLGLRTRLFAAPGWSVSPGTAAALPGRGFRLLAGLTEITDLVRGTVVRSRVLGIGEGFLTEPWWCRTLVLSAERIARRGGIVRVAVAARHLRKPGPQQAMLDVVDLALMHGCHPAVYRWRPYRALTDAA; from the coding sequence GTGACTGGCCAACTGCTCGTCTCGGTTTCCGGGATCAGCGAGCGCACCCTGCCCGACGTCGCCGCGTTCTGCGAGCGGCTCGATTCCCGCGGCGTCCCGGTGTCGCTGCTGGTGGCGCCGCGACTGAAGGGCGGCTACCGCCTCGGCGCGGACACCGGCACCGTCGAGTGGCTGACGCAGCGGCGCGACGGCGGTGACGCGATCGTGCTGCACGGATTCGACGAAGCGGCCACCAAGCGCCGCCGGGGCGAGTTCGCGACGCTGCCCGGCCACGAGGCGAATCTGAGGTTGCTGGCCGCCGACCGCGTCATGGACCATCTCGGGTTGCGGACGCGTTTGTTCGCCGCCCCCGGCTGGTCGGTGTCTCCCGGTACGGCTGCGGCGTTGCCCGGCAGGGGTTTTCGGCTGCTGGCCGGTCTCACCGAGATCACCGACCTGGTGCGGGGGACGGTGGTGCGGTCCCGGGTGCTCGGCATCGGCGAGGGTTTTCTCACCGAGCCGTGGTGGTGCCGGACGCTGGTGCTGTCGGCGGAGCGGATCGCGCGGCGAGGCGGGATCGTCCGGGTGGCCGTGGCGGCCCGTCACCTGCGCAAGCCGGGCCCGCAGCAGGCGATGCTCGACGTGGTGGACCTCGCGCTGATGCACGGCTGCCACCCCGCCGTCTACCGCTGGCGGCCGTACCGCGCATTGACAGACGCCGCCTAG
- a CDS encoding FAD-binding dehydrogenase: MAQDADVIVVGAGLAGLVAACELVDRGRRVLIVDQENANNIGGQAFWSFGGLFFVDSPEQRRMGIRDSHELALQDWLGSAGFDRPEDHWPRQWAHAYVDFAAGEKRGWLRERGLQTFPIVGWAERGGYDARGHGNSVPRFHITWGTGPAIVDIFARRLTGRARFAHRHRVDELIVSDGAVVGVRGAVLEPSDAARGVASSRNTVGDFEFRAQAVVVASGGIGGNHDLVRQNWPTRMGRVPEQLISGVPAHVDGRMIGITESAGARVINRDRMWHYTEGITNYDPIWPLHGIRILPGPSSLWLDANGKRLPSPLYPGFDTLGTLEYISQTGQDYTWFILNARIIAKEFALSGQEQNPDLTGRSVRDVLSRVRPGAPGPVQAFVDRGVDFVSANSLRELVSAMNSVPDVQPLDYATVEAEVTARDREVANKFTKDMQIASIRVARNYLGDKLSRVVAPHRLTDPKAGPLIAVKLHILTRKSLGGLETDLDARVLRPDGSVFDGLYAAGEAAGFGGGGVHGYRSLEGTFLGGCVFSGRAAGRAAARDTA, from the coding sequence ATGGCGCAAGATGCTGATGTCATCGTGGTCGGTGCGGGCCTGGCCGGCCTGGTGGCCGCCTGCGAACTGGTCGACCGCGGCCGGCGTGTGCTGATCGTCGACCAGGAGAACGCCAACAACATCGGCGGCCAGGCGTTCTGGTCTTTCGGCGGGCTGTTCTTCGTCGACAGTCCCGAACAACGCCGGATGGGTATCCGCGACAGCCACGAACTGGCACTGCAGGACTGGTTGGGCTCGGCGGGGTTCGACCGCCCCGAGGATCACTGGCCGCGGCAGTGGGCGCACGCGTATGTCGACTTCGCCGCGGGGGAGAAGCGCGGCTGGCTGCGGGAGCGCGGGCTGCAGACGTTCCCGATCGTCGGCTGGGCCGAACGCGGCGGCTACGACGCGCGCGGGCACGGCAACTCGGTGCCGCGCTTCCACATCACCTGGGGCACCGGCCCGGCAATCGTCGACATCTTCGCGCGCCGGCTGACCGGCCGCGCCCGGTTCGCCCACCGGCACCGCGTCGACGAACTGATCGTCTCCGACGGTGCGGTCGTCGGGGTCCGCGGCGCGGTGCTCGAACCGTCCGACGCGGCCCGCGGTGTGGCGTCGTCGCGAAACACGGTCGGCGACTTCGAATTCCGCGCGCAGGCCGTCGTCGTCGCCAGTGGCGGCATCGGTGGCAACCATGACCTGGTCCGGCAGAACTGGCCGACCCGGATGGGCCGGGTGCCCGAACAGTTGATCTCGGGTGTGCCCGCGCACGTCGACGGCCGGATGATCGGCATCACCGAGAGCGCCGGCGCGCGGGTGATCAACCGCGACCGCATGTGGCACTACACCGAAGGGATCACCAACTACGACCCGATCTGGCCGCTGCACGGGATCCGCATCCTGCCGGGGCCGTCGTCGTTGTGGTTGGACGCCAACGGCAAACGGTTGCCGTCGCCGCTGTATCCCGGCTTCGACACGCTCGGCACGCTGGAGTACATCTCGCAGACCGGGCAGGACTACACCTGGTTCATCCTCAACGCGCGGATCATCGCCAAGGAGTTCGCGCTGTCGGGTCAGGAACAGAACCCCGACCTCACCGGCCGCAGCGTGCGCGACGTGCTGTCGCGGGTGCGTCCCGGCGCGCCGGGGCCGGTGCAGGCGTTCGTCGACCGCGGTGTCGACTTCGTCAGCGCGAACTCGTTGCGCGAGTTGGTGTCCGCGATGAACAGCGTGCCCGATGTGCAGCCCCTCGATTACGCGACGGTCGAGGCCGAGGTGACCGCGCGGGACCGGGAGGTCGCCAACAAATTCACCAAGGACATGCAGATCGCCTCGATCCGCGTGGCCCGCAACTATCTCGGCGACAAGCTCAGCCGGGTCGTCGCCCCGCACCGGCTCACCGACCCGAAGGCCGGTCCGCTGATCGCGGTCAAGCTGCACATCCTGACGCGAAAATCGTTGGGCGGGTTGGAAACCGACCTGGATGCGCGGGTGCTCAGGCCCGACGGCAGCGTGTTCGACGGCCTGTACGCCGCGGGGGAGGCCGCCGGTTTCGGCGGCGGCGGTGTACACGGCTACCGCTCGCTGGAGGGCACGTTCCTCGGCGGCTGTGTGTTCTCCGGGCGCGCCGCCGGGCGCGCCGCCGCCCGCGACACCGCCTAG
- a CDS encoding IS5 family transposase (programmed frameshift) yields the protein MSRFQLLSDEQWSLIEDLLPAPTGKPGRPFRDARSMVEGIIYRYRCGIAWRDVPEAFGPWQTIWTWHRRMSADGTWDAVLTRLLSAAHAAGIIDWSVSVDSTIARAHQHGTNLTRHTQGAGSNYTNPRIEPPDHGIGRSRGGLTSKIHHLVDGRGRPLVVLVSPGQANDAPVFEHLLAHLRVPRLRGGSARTRPDRVRGDKAYSSRAIRAELRRRGIVAVIPQPSDQIAHRQRRGSRGGRPPAFDTADYKSRNVIERGFNTTKQWRGLATRYDKLAVVYRGAAVLRAITLWLPHLSDTP from the exons ATGTCACGGTTTCAGTTGCTCTCCGATGAGCAGTGGTCGTTGATCGAGGACCTGCTACCTGCTCCGACGGGTAAGCCAGGCAGGCCTTTTCGGGATGCTCGGTCAATGGTGGAAGGCATCATCTACCGGTACCGGTGTGGAATCGCCTGGCGTGATGTTCCCGAGGCGTTCGGACCGTGGCAGACGATTTGGACCTGGCATCGCCGGATGAGCGCTGATGGGACCTGGGACGCGGTGCTGACCCGACTGCTCTCGGCAGCCCACGCCGCCGGGATCATCGACTGGTCGGTATCGGTGGACTCCACGATCGCCCGCGCCCATCAACACGGCACGAACCTCACTCGCCA CACACAGGGGGCTGGGTCGAATTACACGAATCCGCGCATCGAGCCGCCTGACCACGGCATCGGCCGCTCTCGCGGGGGTTTGACCAGCAAGATTCATCATCTCGTCGACGGCCGTGGACGCCCGCTGGTGGTGTTGGTCTCGCCCGGTCAGGCCAACGACGCGCCGGTTTTCGAGCACCTGCTGGCCCATCTGCGGGTACCCCGACTCCGCGGTGGTTCGGCACGAACCCGACCCGACCGAGTGCGCGGCGATAAGGCGTACTCGAGTCGCGCCATCCGCGCTGAGCTGCGTCGTCGCGGGATCGTCGCGGTGATCCCACAACCGTCCGACCAGATCGCCCACCGCCAACGCCGAGGGTCACGCGGTGGACGGCCACCAGCGTTCGATACCGCGGACTACAAGAGCCGCAACGTGATCGAACGAGGCTTCAACACCACCAAGCAGTGGCGCGGCCTGGCGACCCGCTACGACAAACTCGCAGTCGTCTACCGCGGCGCAGCAGTCCTACGGGCCATCACCCTCTGGCTGCCACATTTATCAGACACGCCCTAG
- a CDS encoding Dyp-type peroxidase has protein sequence MPEIQPQPVLAPLTPAAVFLVATIVDGQEAVVHDALPDISGLVRAIGFRDPAKRLSAITSIGSHAWDRLFSGPRPAELHPFREISGGRHHAPATDGDLLFHIRAESMDVCFELATRLAEAMSGAIEIVDETHGFKFFDNRDLMGFVDGTENPDGALARSATQIGDEDPDFAGGCYVHVQKYVHDMSAWNALSVEEQERVIGRTKLDDIELDDTVKPANSHVALNVIEDDDGNELKIVRHNMPFGEIGKGEFGTYYIGYSRTPSVTERMLQNMFIGDPPGNTDRILDFSTALTGSLFFTPTVDFLDDPPPLPDSAADDQSVPVSAPPAYQGSLGIGSLKGTR, from the coding sequence GTGCCCGAGATCCAGCCTCAACCCGTGCTTGCGCCGCTGACGCCGGCCGCCGTCTTTCTGGTGGCGACGATCGTCGACGGGCAGGAGGCGGTGGTGCACGACGCGCTGCCCGACATCTCGGGTCTGGTGCGGGCCATCGGTTTCCGCGATCCGGCCAAGCGGCTGTCGGCGATCACCTCGATCGGGTCGCACGCGTGGGACCGGTTGTTCTCCGGACCGCGGCCCGCCGAACTGCATCCGTTCCGCGAGATCAGCGGCGGGCGTCACCACGCTCCGGCCACCGACGGCGATCTGCTGTTCCACATTCGCGCCGAGTCGATGGACGTGTGCTTCGAGCTGGCCACCAGACTGGCCGAGGCGATGAGCGGTGCCATCGAGATCGTCGACGAGACACACGGGTTCAAGTTCTTCGACAACCGCGATCTGATGGGGTTCGTCGACGGGACCGAGAACCCGGACGGTGCGCTGGCCCGCTCGGCCACCCAGATCGGCGATGAGGACCCCGATTTCGCCGGCGGCTGCTATGTGCACGTGCAGAAGTACGTGCACGACATGTCGGCGTGGAACGCGCTGTCGGTGGAGGAGCAGGAGCGGGTGATCGGCCGCACCAAGCTCGACGACATCGAACTCGACGACACGGTCAAACCGGCCAACTCGCACGTCGCGCTGAACGTGATCGAGGACGACGACGGCAACGAGCTCAAGATCGTGCGGCACAACATGCCGTTCGGCGAGATCGGCAAGGGCGAGTTCGGCACCTACTACATCGGTTATTCGCGGACCCCCTCGGTGACCGAGCGGATGCTGCAGAACATGTTCATCGGCGACCCGCCGGGCAACACCGACCGCATCCTGGACTTCTCCACCGCGCTGACCGGAAGCCTGTTCTTCACCCCCACCGTCGACTTCCTCGACGACCCACCGCCGCTGCCGGATTCGGCCGCTGACGATCAGTCGGTGCCCGTGTCCGCTCCTCCCGCATACCAGGGCTCACTCGGTATCGGCAGCTTGAAAGGAACCCGCTGA
- the purS gene encoding phosphoribosylformylglycinamidine synthase subunit PurS, protein MARVVVHVMPKAEILDPQGQAIVGALGRLGFEGVSDVRQGKRFELEVDDSVDDDALAKIAESLLANTVIEDWSVSREQA, encoded by the coding sequence GTGGCAAGGGTGGTTGTGCACGTGATGCCGAAGGCCGAGATCCTCGACCCGCAGGGGCAGGCGATCGTCGGCGCATTGGGCCGGCTCGGGTTCGAAGGTGTCTCGGATGTGAGGCAGGGCAAGCGATTTGAGCTCGAAGTCGACGACAGCGTCGACGACGACGCGCTCGCGAAGATCGCCGAATCGCTGCTGGCGAACACGGTGATCGAGGACTGGTCGGTGAGCAGGGAGCAAGCATGA
- a CDS encoding MBL fold metallo-hydrolase, giving the protein MHLTHFGHSCLLADFPGESGENATILFDPGVFSHGFEGITGLSAILITHQHPDHTDTERLPALLEANPQAALYADPQTAAQLGGNWRAVNAGDEFAVGHLTVRGLGGTHAVIHPEIPVIDNISYLVGDGTHAARFMHPGDALFVPGEPVDVLATPAAAPWLKVSEAVDYLRAVAPTHAVPIHQAIIDPVGRPIFYGRLSEMTDTDFQVLEQENATEF; this is encoded by the coding sequence ATGCACTTGACGCATTTCGGCCATTCGTGCCTACTCGCAGATTTCCCTGGCGAATCCGGTGAGAACGCAACGATCCTGTTCGACCCCGGCGTCTTCTCACACGGTTTCGAGGGCATCACCGGCCTGTCGGCGATTCTGATCACCCATCAGCACCCCGACCACACCGACACCGAGCGCCTGCCGGCCCTGCTCGAGGCGAACCCGCAGGCCGCGCTCTACGCCGACCCGCAGACCGCGGCCCAGCTCGGCGGCAACTGGCGCGCGGTCAACGCGGGCGACGAGTTCGCCGTCGGGCACCTGACCGTGCGCGGCCTCGGCGGCACGCACGCGGTCATCCATCCGGAGATCCCGGTCATCGACAACATCTCCTACCTGGTTGGCGACGGCACCCACGCCGCCCGGTTCATGCACCCGGGCGACGCGCTGTTCGTCCCCGGCGAGCCCGTCGACGTGCTCGCGACGCCGGCCGCCGCGCCGTGGCTGAAGGTCTCCGAGGCGGTCGACTATCTGCGCGCGGTCGCGCCCACGCACGCGGTGCCGATCCACCAGGCGATCATCGATCCGGTCGGGCGCCCGATCTTCTACGGGCGGCTGTCCGAGATGACCGACACCGATTTCCAGGTGCTCGAGCAGGAGAACGCCACCGAGTTCTAG
- a CDS encoding VOC family protein: MTLAAVNITVDTTDPDTLAQWWATALGGQLNPLAPGFFVIVDLPNGPGLAFQKVDDPTPGKNRVHLDFGAADVGAEVERLVGLGATETGRHSMGDFAWVVLADPDGNAFCVAPADHP, translated from the coding sequence ATGACCCTCGCCGCCGTGAACATCACCGTCGACACCACCGACCCCGACACGCTCGCCCAGTGGTGGGCCACCGCCCTGGGCGGGCAGCTGAACCCTTTGGCGCCAGGCTTTTTCGTGATCGTCGATCTGCCGAACGGTCCCGGGTTGGCCTTCCAGAAGGTCGACGACCCGACACCCGGCAAGAACCGTGTGCACCTGGACTTCGGTGCCGCCGACGTCGGGGCCGAAGTCGAACGCCTCGTCGGACTCGGCGCCACCGAGACCGGCAGGCACAGCATGGGCGACTTCGCCTGGGTGGTGCTGGCCGACCCCGACGGCAACGCGTTCTGCGTCGCACCCGCCGATCATCCCTAG
- a CDS encoding M18 family aminopeptidase, whose product MAASPHNLCEFIDASPSPFHVCETAANRLRAAGFRELSEADGWPTHGDFFVIRAGSLIAWRTDAPNRTGPFRIVGAHTDSPNLRVKQHPDRFVAGWQVVALQPYGGAWLNSWLDRDLGVSGRLSVRKDDGIEHRLIRIDEPILRVPQLAIHLAEDRKAVELNPQRHVNAVWGTGGGSRSFLDFVAGHAGVAANDVLGADLMTHDLTPSRLVGAERDLVSAPRLDNQATCYAGLEAFLTAAPERFLPVLVLFDHEEVGSQSDHGAQSDLLLTVLERITLAQGGGREEFLRRLPDSMVASGDMAHATHPNYPDRHEPGHLIEVNGGPVLKVQPNLRYATDGRTAAAFALACAQAGVPLQRYEHRADLPCGSTVGPMTAARTGIPTVDVGAPQLAMHSAREVMGAADVAAYAAALAAFLSPR is encoded by the coding sequence ATGGCAGCTAGCCCCCATAACCTCTGCGAGTTCATCGACGCGTCGCCCTCGCCGTTCCACGTATGCGAGACCGCCGCGAACCGGCTCCGCGCGGCCGGTTTCCGCGAGCTGTCCGAAGCCGACGGATGGCCGACGCACGGCGACTTCTTCGTCATCCGGGCCGGCTCCCTGATCGCCTGGCGGACCGACGCCCCGAACCGCACCGGCCCGTTCCGGATCGTCGGCGCGCACACCGACAGCCCCAACCTCCGCGTCAAACAGCACCCCGACCGGTTCGTGGCCGGCTGGCAGGTCGTCGCGCTGCAGCCCTACGGCGGGGCATGGCTGAACTCGTGGCTGGACCGTGACCTCGGTGTCAGCGGCCGGCTCTCGGTGCGCAAAGACGACGGCATCGAGCACCGCCTGATCCGGATCGACGAACCGATCCTGCGGGTCCCGCAGCTGGCCATCCACCTCGCCGAGGACCGCAAGGCCGTCGAACTCAACCCGCAACGCCACGTCAACGCGGTATGGGGGACCGGCGGCGGGTCCCGCTCGTTCCTCGACTTCGTCGCCGGGCACGCCGGGGTCGCGGCCAATGACGTGCTCGGGGCGGACCTGATGACCCACGACCTGACGCCGTCGCGGCTCGTCGGCGCCGAACGTGATCTGGTCAGCGCCCCGCGGCTGGACAACCAGGCCACCTGCTACGCCGGGCTGGAGGCGTTTCTGACCGCCGCGCCCGAACGGTTCCTGCCGGTGCTGGTGCTGTTCGACCATGAGGAGGTCGGTTCGCAGTCCGACCACGGTGCGCAGTCCGATCTGCTGCTGACTGTCCTCGAGCGCATCACGCTGGCCCAGGGCGGCGGCCGCGAGGAGTTCCTGCGCCGGCTGCCCGACTCGATGGTCGCCTCCGGCGACATGGCGCACGCCACGCACCCCAACTACCCGGACCGCCACGAGCCCGGGCACCTCATCGAGGTCAACGGCGGACCGGTGCTCAAGGTGCAGCCGAACCTGCGCTACGCCACCGACGGCCGCACCGCCGCGGCGTTCGCGCTGGCCTGCGCGCAGGCCGGGGTGCCGCTACAGCGCTACGAGCACCGCGCCGACCTGCCGTGCGGGTCGACCGTCGGGCCGATGACCGCCGCGCGCACCGGCATCCCGACCGTCGACGTCGGCGCACCGCAGCTGGCGATGCACTCCGCGCGCGAGGTGATGGGCGCCGCGGACGTCGCCGCCTACGCCGCCGCGCTCGCGGCTTTTCTGTCACCGCGATGA
- a CDS encoding MFS transporter: MPTKPAIAAGFLGIVLGPFGLFCFAWVFIFAERAQYLSAVVAMGAAGCLLGLAALFVLVATRKVSPRIDVENFGTTVRPDRRLDRLLVAASVAGFVAMVCYAVFAPLDMLDIRPPRGYGRFLVGTCAVGALVGVFSLRQIFRARGTSYLRMTVQGIETATTMTTQERSWDEVTDVVDRKPDTRQASGAIYILTADGRTRELPASWYTPGGHALGEVLRFYWQHPEAREELADDRVVHRLEAELQNPS, encoded by the coding sequence ATGCCAACGAAGCCCGCAATAGCCGCCGGGTTCTTGGGCATTGTGCTCGGCCCGTTCGGACTGTTCTGCTTCGCTTGGGTATTCATCTTCGCCGAACGCGCACAGTATCTGTCGGCCGTCGTGGCCATGGGGGCCGCCGGTTGTCTCCTGGGATTGGCAGCCCTGTTCGTCCTCGTCGCGACTCGAAAAGTATCGCCGCGGATCGATGTCGAGAACTTTGGAACAACGGTTCGGCCGGATCGCAGACTGGACCGCCTTCTCGTCGCTGCCAGCGTCGCCGGGTTCGTGGCGATGGTGTGCTATGCCGTCTTCGCGCCGCTCGACATGCTTGATATCCGTCCGCCGCGCGGGTACGGACGTTTCCTCGTGGGTACTTGCGCCGTTGGAGCCTTGGTAGGTGTGTTCAGTCTGCGCCAGATATTCAGGGCTCGCGGGACGAGTTATCTCCGAATGACTGTGCAAGGCATCGAGACAGCAACCACGATGACCACTCAGGAGCGATCCTGGGACGAAGTAACGGACGTCGTCGACAGGAAGCCGGATACGCGCCAGGCCAGCGGAGCCATCTACATCCTCACCGCGGACGGACGCACACGAGAACTTCCCGCGAGCTGGTACACCCCGGGAGGCCACGCGCTCGGCGAGGTGCTGCGGTTCTATTGGCAGCATCCCGAAGCGCGCGAGGAGCTGGCCGACGATCGCGTTGTGCACCGCCTAGAGGCAGAGTTGCAGAATCCCAGCTAG
- the purQ gene encoding phosphoribosylformylglycinamidine synthase subunit PurQ produces the protein MTARVGVITFPGTLDDVDAARAVRLAGAEAVALWHADADLKKVDAVVVPGGFSYGDYLRAGAIAKFAPVMGEVVRAAEQGMPVLGICNGFQVLCETGLLPGALTRNAGLHFVCRDIWLEVASNESAWTSRYEPGADILIPLKSGEGRYVASDKVLDELEGEGRIVFRYRDNPNGSQRNIAGVSSANRRVVGLMPHPEHATEALTGPSDDGLGLFYSALDGVLSA, from the coding sequence ATGACCGCACGTGTGGGGGTCATCACATTCCCGGGTACGCTCGACGACGTCGACGCCGCGCGGGCCGTGCGGCTCGCCGGGGCGGAGGCCGTCGCGCTGTGGCACGCCGACGCCGACCTGAAGAAGGTCGACGCCGTCGTGGTGCCCGGTGGCTTCTCCTACGGGGACTACCTGCGCGCCGGTGCGATCGCGAAGTTCGCGCCGGTGATGGGCGAGGTCGTCCGGGCCGCCGAGCAGGGCATGCCAGTGTTGGGGATCTGCAACGGTTTTCAGGTGTTGTGCGAGACCGGTCTGCTGCCGGGAGCGTTGACCCGAAACGCGGGCCTGCACTTCGTGTGTCGCGACATCTGGCTGGAGGTGGCGTCGAACGAGTCGGCGTGGACCTCGCGCTACGAGCCCGGCGCCGACATCCTGATCCCGCTGAAGTCCGGTGAGGGCCGGTACGTGGCCAGCGACAAGGTGCTCGACGAGCTCGAGGGCGAGGGCCGCATCGTGTTCCGCTACCGCGACAACCCCAACGGCTCACAGCGCAACATCGCGGGCGTCAGCTCGGCCAACCGCCGCGTCGTCGGCCTGATGCCACACCCCGAGCACGCGACCGAGGCGCTGACCGGGCCCTCCGACGACGGCCTGGGCCTGTTCTACTCGGCACTCGACGGCGTCCTGAGCGCCTAA